GATAGGATTATTCCTGTTCCTTTACATAAAAAAAGACTATACGAACGTGGCTTTAATCAAGCAATAGAACTCGCCAAACCTATTTCCAAAAAGCTGAACATCCCTATTGAATATAGACGATGTAAAAGAGTACACAATACTGTTGCTCAAAGTAAGCTTTCTGCAAGCCAGCGCGTGATTAACATGAAAAATGCTTTTATTGCACACCCAGATCTTGCCCACCACCATATAGCGCTACTCGATGATGTAATGACCACAGGCCGTACACTCATCGAGACAAGCCGCGCTCTATATGATGTCGGTGTAAAAAGAATAGACGTATGGTGCTGTTCCCGCGCTTACTTAGCGTAAGTGGAACATAAAACCTTCTATCTATTATCGCAGTAGCGCACTAATTTTCTATAATGTGCTAATACTGCTCTTCTCGTTGCTCACGGCCACGATGATAAGCGCCGCCGTTTCCTCCGGCACCACCCATTCCACGACCACCAGCACCTCCAGTTCGACGACCGCCAGCACCTCCGCCAGTTCGGCGGCCACCAGTACCTCCTCCTGCATTGGAATCGGGTGGATTCGCTTCAGAGACTGTTATCGTTCGTCTTTCATGGATACTACCATGTAAAGCTTCTATAGCCTCTTTTGCTTCTTCCGGTGTAGACATTTCAACAAAACCAAAGCCCTTGCTACGGCCACTATGGAAGTCTCGAATTACTTTAACAAAACTTACAGTCCCAAAAGGGGTAAAAAGCTCTCTTAGCCCATCGTCATCAACGCTATAGCTTAAACCACCTACATACAATCTTTTATTCACGCAAAACCTCCAAAAGGCTAAAAAGGCCATTTCCAGAATATTAACCGCTTACACGCTTCCCAATCTAGCTATGGCAAAGATAAACTAAACGCCATCATAGTAACACAGGACAATCCTCTAGGATATAGAGAGTCAACGTTCCATTGAATTTTTCTACTCTAAAAAGCTACGCAGCATCCAGGCATTTTTTTCATGAACCTGCATCCGCTCAGAGAGTAAATCCACAGATACTTGATCGTCTACCTCTTCGACTTCGGGTAGCAACTCGCGCGCTAAGCGAATCATCACTTCTTGGTCGTGTACAAGCTGACTAATCATATCTTTAGCCTTTATTGGGCGTGTTCCAACAACTTCCTTAATTTTGCTCAATTTTTCAAAATCAGCATAACTTGCAGGTACGCGAAACCCGAGTGCGCGCACTCGTTCAGCAATCGTATCACCTGCATTCCACAGATCAATATATTGTTCTTCAAATAAACTATGTAAAGGCTGAAACATAGAGCCTACAACATTCCAATGAAAATTATGTGTTTTCAAATATAATACATAATTATTTGCCAATAAGTTAATAAGACCCTCAGCAACTTTTTTCCGTTTCGCTTCGGTCAATCCAACATTGAGTGTTTCTTTCATAGAAGTCTCCAAAAAATCAAAGTTTATATTTTTATACTCTTATTATCACTTATCACGGAATTAAAATAATCTGTTGTAAAAATTCACAACACTACTCTGTCTCATCATCGTTTTCGCAATATTCATCCAGTGTTAAATTACGCCTACGAATTAAATAATTTCTACGTTGTAAGTAAGCATTACGTTGAAATATATAGGGATCAAAAGAAACTTGTTTTATGGTCTGATCGAAATCCAGTAGTTGAGACCTCGCATTAATAAAACTTCCCGCTGTTAACGCATTTCGCCAAGCAACATCATTAATATAGAGATAAACTGAAAAAACACCATAATCCATCCCCCAGGAAAGGGTATCTCGTACTGTTCGAGGACCTAAAATAGGGACGACTAAATAAGCAGATGAGGTATACCCCCATTTCGCTAATGTGATACCGAAATCCTGGTGATGATCAGGCAAGCCAATTCGACTCGCAACATCAACAAAGCCTACGATCCCTACTGTACTATTTATCAAAAAACGCCATGCATCAGAAGTCGCATCATAAAACTCACCTTGTAATAAATCATTCACAATCGTGGGAAGTTGCTCTAAATTGCTAAAAAAATTATTGATACCTTTGGTAACAGGCCAAGGCAGTATTGTTTTATAGACGGTCGCAATGGGTTTAAAAAAAACTTTATCTAACGTTTGGTTTAATTTAAACGCATGTCGATTATAATTTTCATAAGGGTCGTTATTTACACCATTATCCGAATCAACTGCGAAAACGGACGATGCTATCAATAACAATAAGCAAAAACCTAATAATTTCCTATACATTTTGGAATTCCAATGAATTATAATTCTAGGGGTTTTCACTTAAATATTTTTCGGCATCCAATGCGGCCATACAACCGGTTCCAGCCGAAGTAATCGCTTGGCGATAAACAGAATCCATTACATCGCCTGCGGCAAAAACACCTTTTTTACTTGTTGCGGTTGCAAAACCTTTATTGCCTCCACGCACCAAAATATAGTTATTTTCCATGTCTAATTGATTTTTAAATATCGTGGTATTGGGGTTATGACCAATTGCAATAAAAACACCTTGAACGTCTAATTGACTCGTCGCTTTTGTTTTATTATTAAAAAGCTTTATCCCATTGACTCCCTTTTCATCCCCCAAAATTTTATCGATTTCAGTGTCAAACATTAACGATATTTTTTTAGCGTTAACTTTTGCCATAAGCTTGTCCAATAGAATTTCTTCAGGCCGGAAAAATTTACTTTTTCTATAAATAAGAAAAACCTGTTCAGCAATATTAGCCATATATAACGCTTCTTCTACAGCGGTATTTCCACCGCCAATAACAGCAACTTTTTGACCTTTATAAAAAAAACCATCACACGTCGCACACGCTGAAACGCCTCTGCCCATAAATTCCTTTTCAGACGGTAGACCTAAATATTTAGCCGATGCACCGGTTGCAATAATCAACGCATCACAATGATAAAGTGTGCCATCTCCTTTTAAGCTGAAAGGATTTTTTGATAGATCTACTTGATTGATATGATCAAAAATAATATGACTATTAAAGCGTTGTACCTGTTGATACATCCGTTCCATCAACGCAGGCCCTTGCAAACCTTCTTCATCACCCGGCCAATTATCAACATCAGTTGTGGTCATGAGTTGGCCGCCCTTTTGCAGTCCGGTAATGAGTACCGGCTTAAGATTTGCTCTTGCTGCATAAAGGGCTGCTGTATATCCTGCTGGTCCAGAGCCTAAAATAATTAAACGGTGATTTTGAACCTTGTTCATAATATCCACTTTAGGGTAAAACCCAAATAATAAAAAAATTGTTATAATTAAATTGAATGCATAAAGTATAACAAAGAACGCTATAAATAGTATCTCTACTTCCCTAAGTAATTAAAAAGACGATATGCTAGACCTTTACGATTATCGTTATATAAGGAGCCCCATTGAAAAAAAATAGACCTGAAGCATTTTTACAATTAAGCCTAAAACAGCGTCTACTGGAAGGTTTCCTCATTGTGAGTAGTGCTTTGGCTCTTTTTTTATTTTTAGCCTTATGGACTTACCATCCTTTTCTTTATGCTAAAACTTCAATCAATATTGCTGGCCGTTTAGGAGATCTTCTGGCTCATTTCTTTTTTAATAATTTTGGTTCTTTAGCCTACTTATTTCCTGCATTATTATTGTATGGGGGATGGCAATGTTTTAAAGGCCGATTTTCCAGTCTATCATTGAGTTATCCTTTTCTAGCGTTACGGCTTACAGGATATATCACCCTATTCATTGCCGCTTGTGGACTGGTGGCGCTACATAGTTCACAGACCATAAAAGGCATCACGCCGGGTGGGCAGCTAGGCAATTGGGTTACCAACCGTTTTATTGCTCAATTTAATGTGGTGGGTAGCACCTTATTTTTATTAGCGCTTTTATTAGCGAGCACGACACTTGCAACTGGTTTTTCTTGGTTAAATGTCATTGACAAAATAAGTCACTATATTGTGTTAATATCAGGAAAAATTACGGAAAAATTTAAACAATTTACACAGCACCTCATCAAAAAAAGAGAAGCGGATAAAGTAAAATCGCACATCAATCCATCCTATAACGTCAATACGTTCAATACATCAACGAGCAAACAAGCGCCTCACTTTAATTCCATTATTAACGCTTCCGCGTCTAATCACATAGAAATTCACTCAAAACCACCTTCGATTAAGCCGTACTCCTCCCCCGCTCTCATTTCAACTAAAAAAACAATGACGGGATCTTCTCTCCCCTCATTAAGCCTTTTGGATCCTGCTGAAAAATTAAACAAAGCAGGGTATACGTGCGAAGAATTAGAGCAATTATCCCGAGACGTTGAGCTCCGTTTAAAAGATTTTGGAATACACGTACAGGTTGTCGCTGTGCATCCAGGTCCTGTGGTGACTCGTTTTGAAATGCAACCTGCTGCAGGAATTAAAGTCAGTCGAATTACGGGTCTTGCAAAAGATTTAGCACGTTCATTATCGGTAATCAGTGTACGTATTGTAGAAGTCATTCCAGGTAAATCAGTTATTGGGCTTGAAGTGCCTAATAAACATCGTGAAATTGTCCGTCTCAGCGAAATATTAACATCCACTGCGTATCAACAAGCACGTTCACCGCTATCACTCGCCTTAGGAAAAGATATCGCGGGTCATCCTGTCATTGTTGATTTAGGAAAAATGCCACATCTACTGGTGGCTGGAACAACAGGTTCAGGAAAATCGGTCGGCCTTAATGCGATGTTGTTGAGTATTTTGTATAAAGCAACTCCTCAACACGTTAGGCTTATCATGATAGACCCCAAAATGTTAGAACTTGCCATTTATGAGGGTATTCCTCATCTTTTAGCGCCTGTTGTAACCGACATGAAAGAAGCCGCAAATGCTCTACGTTGGTGTGTCGCCGAAATGGAACGCCGTTATAAATGGATGGCACATTTAGGTGTCCGAAACTTAGCAGGGTACAACCAAAAAATACAAGAAGCCAACAAGAAAGGGCAGCCTCTTCATGATCCCTGCGGAAAGCTTGATAAACCAGAAGTTTTAGAAGAACTCCCTTATATCATCGTATTAATCGATGAGTTTGCGGATATGATGATGGTCGTTGGTAAAAAAGTTGAAGAATTAATTGCTCGAATCGCTCAAAAAGCGAGAGCGGCAGGCATCCATTTAATATTAGCCACGCAAAGACCCTCCGTTGATGTGATCACGGGTTTAATTAAAGCAAATATTCCAACCCGTATCTCATTTCAAGTCTCATCGAAAATTGACTCGCGAACTATTCTTGACCAGCAAGGCGCTGAACAACTATTAGGTCATGGTGATATGCTGTATTTAGCACCGGGGACAGGCCTTCCTATTCGCGTTCATGGCGCATTTGTTGCCGATCACGAAGTTCACCATGTTGTTGACGCCTTAAAAAAATTGGCAGCTCCAGAATATAAACTTGATCTCAGCCAAGTGAATGAAGAAAAAGATTTAGATTTTCCAGAGAGCAGTTTAGGTGAAAAAGATGTACTTTACGACCAAGCCGTGCAAATTGTTATAGAAACGCGCAAAGCTTCCATTTCTAGCATTCAACGACGACTGAAAATTGGGTACAACCGTGCTGCGCGATTAATGGAAGATATGGAAAAAGCCGGTTTAGTAAGCGCCATGGAAAGTAATGGAAATCGCGAAATCCTTATACCTGACCGATTAAATGAATAAATTTTCTAGGCTTATTGTTAAATGATTCAAAATTTTTTCAAACACTTCAAATCCATCGTTAGTCTTCATTATTTTTCTCGTTAATCAACCTTAACTATAATTCCCGTTCTTATTTTTTTAAAAAAAATTTTTATATTTAGACAAATAAAAAATAATTCGGTATTATTTTTTATTTATTCCAACTAAAATAAAAACTATAAAATTAAAAATAATAATTTTTAGTTTAGCGAAAATAAAAATACTTTAAAATTATGTACGGAGGAAAAACAGTAATTAAAATAAATCCGCCGTACATTTTTTGTTTTCGATGCGCTTAGTCAATAAGCTTCATTTCTTTTACTTCATTTTTTTCAGCACGTAATTCATTTAAACTTAATTTAATTTTTTCTTCACCAAATAAATTATGTTGAATATCGGTTACTACTTTCAATTGATTATTTTCAACGCGACTAGGAAAAGAAAATATTAAACCTTCGTCAACTCCATATTGACCCATTGAACAAGAGGCCACTGAAAAAAAATCATCTTTTTGAGTATCATGTGTTAAGTGGTAAATACTGTCCACAACTGCATTCGCTGCCGAAGCGGCTGAAGAAGCGCCTCTGGCTTTAATCACGGCGGCACCGCGTTTTTGTACCCGGTGAATAAAATCATTTTCTAACCAATTTTTATCCGGAATAACATCAATCACCGCTTGATGCGCAATTTTAGCATGATAAAAATCGGGATATTGGGTTGACGAATGGTTTCCCCACACAGCCATTTGAGTCACTTCACTCACTGAAACCGCAGCCTTTTTTGCCAATTGTGCACGCGCACGATTTTCATCTAACAGCGTCATCGCAAAAAAACGACTTTTAGGAATATCCGGTGCATGGTGCATGGTAATCAGACAATTGGTATTACAAGGATTTCCGACGACAAAAATTTTTACATCGGAGGCCGCATACGCATTCATTGCTTTTCCTTGAGGAGCAAAAATACATCCATTTATTTTTAATAAATCAGCACGTTCCATGCCTGCTTTCCGCGGCATAGAACCCACTAAAATAGCCCAATTAATATCTTTCATCGATTCTTTCAATTCACTCGTACAAATAATATTTTTTAATAAGGGAAAAGCACAATCCTCCAGTTCCATAGCCACGCCATTGAGCATGGGTAGGCTTTTTTCTAATTCCAATAGGTGAAGTATAACTGGTTGATCCGCACCAAACATTTGACCTGAAGCAATACGAAATAATAAAGCATAACCGATTTGACCGGCTGCTCCGGTTATGGCTATTTTTATGGGTTTTTTGTTCATCATTCGATTCCTATAAAAAATGCATCAATTTTTAATACGGTTTAAGATAATTTAACCACGCATATTGTTTATCCGCTACCGCTAAAAAACCAGATCGTTGTAAAACGAATGGATTATATTCCAACTCTTTCCCGATATCATCTATAATGAAACCGCCTGCCTCCGTCAATATGCAGTGACCGGCTGCGATATCCCAGGCAAAAGTAGGCGAAAAACGGGGGTATACATCTGCTAAGCCTTCAGCGAGCCAACAGAATTTTAATGCACTTCCACAAGACAATAAATTTAAACGCGCAAACTGAGTTAAAAATTTTTTTATCCTTTCTCTACCATGCCGTCGACTCACGACGGCAGTAATAGGTTCCTTGGCATTTAAAATGCGGCTACGTATAACCTGTGGTTGCGTTTGACCGACTTGTTTATAAGCACCCAAACGCTTATGAGCAAAGTAGCAAATATTCTTACAAGGAACAAATATAACTCCCAAACTTGGCTTATTTTGTTCAATTAAAGCAATATTAATTGTAAATTCGTCGTTTTTTTCTAGAAATTCTTTTGTTCCATCCAAAGGGTCAACGAGCCAGTACTTATCCCACACTTGATTTTTTTGATACGAAATCGATCCTGATTCTTCAGAAATAATAGGAATATCCGGTGTTAATCGTTTCAATTCTTGACAAATACACTCATGAGAGGCTAAATCAGCAACAGTTATAGGGGAGTGATCTTTTTTATATTCAGCACTAAAATCACTTTGATACAGTGTAAGCACTAAATTCCCTACTTTTTTAGCAAGAGAAATAACTTCATTAAGCAAAAAATTCATAGACTTGCAGTATACAATGCATCAAGAAAATACAAAAATAATAAACAAGAGAGTGCCGTAGATATGAAACTGGCCACGTTTTACAATCAATGCTTCAATTTCTTTCACGTTTACAACCTGATTAATCATTATTATTTTGTCCAAAATTGGATACATAACGATCAAAATGAAAGACTTTACTAATTATTTCGCTATTGTTCCGGCCGCTGGTGTTGGCCATCGCATGGGGCTCGATTTCCCAAAACAATATATCTCGATTAAAGGAAAAACAATACTTGAATATACATTAACCACGCTACTCAACT
The DNA window shown above is from Rickettsiella grylli and carries:
- a CDS encoding MlaA family lipoprotein, with the protein product MYRKLLGFCLLLLIASSVFAVDSDNGVNNDPYENYNRHAFKLNQTLDKVFFKPIATVYKTILPWPVTKGINNFFSNLEQLPTIVNDLLQGEFYDATSDAWRFLINSTVGIVGFVDVASRIGLPDHHQDFGITLAKWGYTSSAYLVVPILGPRTVRDTLSWGMDYGVFSVYLYINDVAWRNALTAGSFINARSQLLDFDQTIKQVSFDPYIFQRNAYLQRRNYLIRRRNLTLDEYCENDDETE
- a CDS encoding RNA recognition motif domain-containing protein — encoded protein: MNKRLYVGGLSYSVDDDGLRELFTPFGTVSFVKVIRDFHSGRSKGFGFVEMSTPEEAKEAIEALHGSIHERRTITVSEANPPDSNAGGGTGGRRTGGGAGGRRTGGAGGRGMGGAGGNGGAYHRGREQREEQY
- the trxB gene encoding thioredoxin-disulfide reductase — translated: MNKVQNHRLIILGSGPAGYTAALYAARANLKPVLITGLQKGGQLMTTTDVDNWPGDEEGLQGPALMERMYQQVQRFNSHIIFDHINQVDLSKNPFSLKGDGTLYHCDALIIATGASAKYLGLPSEKEFMGRGVSACATCDGFFYKGQKVAVIGGGNTAVEEALYMANIAEQVFLIYRKSKFFRPEEILLDKLMAKVNAKKISLMFDTEIDKILGDEKGVNGIKLFNNKTKATSQLDVQGVFIAIGHNPNTTIFKNQLDMENNYILVRGGNKGFATATSKKGVFAAGDVMDSVYRQAITSAGTGCMAALDAEKYLSENP
- a CDS encoding Dps family protein, whose protein sequence is MKETLNVGLTEAKRKKVAEGLINLLANNYVLYLKTHNFHWNVVGSMFQPLHSLFEEQYIDLWNAGDTIAERVRALGFRVPASYADFEKLSKIKEVVGTRPIKAKDMISQLVHDQEVMIRLARELLPEVEEVDDQVSVDLLSERMQVHEKNAWMLRSFLE
- a CDS encoding malate dehydrogenase; this encodes MNKKPIKIAITGAAGQIGYALLFRIASGQMFGADQPVILHLLELEKSLPMLNGVAMELEDCAFPLLKNIICTSELKESMKDINWAILVGSMPRKAGMERADLLKINGCIFAPQGKAMNAYAASDVKIFVVGNPCNTNCLITMHHAPDIPKSRFFAMTLLDENRARAQLAKKAAVSVSEVTQMAVWGNHSSTQYPDFYHAKIAHQAVIDVIPDKNWLENDFIHRVQKRGAAVIKARGASSAASAANAVVDSIYHLTHDTQKDDFFSVASCSMGQYGVDEGLIFSFPSRVENNQLKVVTDIQHNLFGEEKIKLSLNELRAEKNEVKEMKLID
- a CDS encoding FtsK/SpoIIIE family DNA translocase, which codes for MKKNRPEAFLQLSLKQRLLEGFLIVSSALALFLFLALWTYHPFLYAKTSINIAGRLGDLLAHFFFNNFGSLAYLFPALLLYGGWQCFKGRFSSLSLSYPFLALRLTGYITLFIAACGLVALHSSQTIKGITPGGQLGNWVTNRFIAQFNVVGSTLFLLALLLASTTLATGFSWLNVIDKISHYIVLISGKITEKFKQFTQHLIKKREADKVKSHINPSYNVNTFNTSTSKQAPHFNSIINASASNHIEIHSKPPSIKPYSSPALISTKKTMTGSSLPSLSLLDPAEKLNKAGYTCEELEQLSRDVELRLKDFGIHVQVVAVHPGPVVTRFEMQPAAGIKVSRITGLAKDLARSLSVISVRIVEVIPGKSVIGLEVPNKHREIVRLSEILTSTAYQQARSPLSLALGKDIAGHPVIVDLGKMPHLLVAGTTGSGKSVGLNAMLLSILYKATPQHVRLIMIDPKMLELAIYEGIPHLLAPVVTDMKEAANALRWCVAEMERRYKWMAHLGVRNLAGYNQKIQEANKKGQPLHDPCGKLDKPEVLEELPYIIVLIDEFADMMMVVGKKVEELIARIAQKARAAGIHLILATQRPSVDVITGLIKANIPTRISFQVSSKIDSRTILDQQGAEQLLGHGDMLYLAPGTGLPIRVHGAFVADHEVHHVVDALKKLAAPEYKLDLSQVNEEKDLDFPESSLGEKDVLYDQAVQIVIETRKASISSIQRRLKIGYNRAARLMEDMEKAGLVSAMESNGNREILIPDRLNE
- the cysQ gene encoding 3'(2'),5'-bisphosphate nucleotidase CysQ, whose product is MNFLLNEVISLAKKVGNLVLTLYQSDFSAEYKKDHSPITVADLASHECICQELKRLTPDIPIISEESGSISYQKNQVWDKYWLVDPLDGTKEFLEKNDEFTINIALIEQNKPSLGVIFVPCKNICYFAHKRLGAYKQVGQTQPQVIRSRILNAKEPITAVVSRRHGRERIKKFLTQFARLNLLSCGSALKFCWLAEGLADVYPRFSPTFAWDIAAGHCILTEAGGFIIDDIGKELEYNPFVLQRSGFLAVADKQYAWLNYLKPY